Proteins encoded together in one Urocitellus parryii isolate mUroPar1 chromosome 3, mUroPar1.hap1, whole genome shotgun sequence window:
- the Llcfc1 gene encoding sperm-egg fusion protein LLCFC1, with amino-acid sequence MTSLGSQLCWVAFLTALLLLLRVKGMKSQKGSPDMDEGKQKEKMASADQNQEQFEEHFLASSVGELWQVMDMAQQEENTTSKAAAVRDHLFDLAFCFNMASIMVFL; translated from the exons ATGACATCTCTGGGCTCCCAGCTCTGCTGGGTAGCATTCCTGACAGCCCTCCTACTGCTGCTGCGGGTGAAGGGGATGAAGTCTCAGAAGGGCAGCCCAGACATGGATGaggggaagcagaaagagaaaatggcttCTGCAG ACCAGAACCAAGAGCAGTTTGAAGAACATTTTCTGGCTTCCTCGGTGGGTGAGCTGTGGCAGGTGATGGACATGGCCCAGCAAGAGGAGAACACAACATCGAAGGCAGCAGCTGTCCGAGACCACCTTTTTGATCTAGCCTTCTGCTTTAACATGGCCAGCATCATGGTTTTTTTATAA
- the Kel gene encoding kell blood group glycoprotein isoform X2, translated as MGTPWSQESSPEEGLPTEWSPEWSVTRRLLLVVSLFSLLLGSSVLWVYIFQNCGPRPCETPLCLDLLARYQASGNTSEAPCTDFFSFSCKKAKRISDSFQDLAEENKKRLKRRLEDPESWHPGSGKEKAFQFYNSCMDTDAIEAEGAGPLKQVIEELGGWHISGNRTSFDFNQTLKLLMSQYGHFPFFKAYLGPHPESQHTPVIKPAHPRWMKCVEETGTFFEPTLAALFVHEAFGPGIRSAAMELFTEIKDALVAHLKRLPWISEKTRREAQNRITQLQVQMGAPEWTLKPELARQEYSNIQLGPNFLQSFLSCVRSLQARKVWSFLQPLPYHRWQVSPWGVTASYSIPDHEVVFPAGLLQPPFFHPDYPRAVNFGAAGSIMARELLHIFYQLFHPGDCLDCDTRALQEALLCLERHYAAFPLPSGTSFNGSSTLLENAADVGGLAIAFQAYSRSLLEYRGETKLPNWDLSPHQLFFRSYAQVLCREPSTEHSRDTHSPPRLRVHGPLSNTPAFARHFRCPRDALMNPSSRCQLW; from the exons ATGGGGACTCCCTGGAGCCAGGAG AGCTCTCCAGAAGAGGGGCTGCCCACTGAATGGAGCCCAGAGTGGTCAGTGACCCGGCGGCTGCTGTTGGTGGTCTCCCTTTTCAGCCTGCTTCTCGGTTCTTCTGTGCTTTGGGTTTACATCTTCCAGAACtgcggtcctc GCCCCTGTGAGACACCCCTGTGTTTGGATCTCCTGGCTCGGTACCAGGCCTCTGGGAACACCAGTGAGGCCCCCTGCACTGACTTCTTCAGCTTTTCCTGTAAAAAGGCCAAAAGGATCAGTGATTCTTTTCAGGATCTTGCGGAGGAGAATAAGAAACGTCTGAAGAGACGACTAG AAGATCCAGAGTCCTGGCACCCAGGCTCTGGGAAGGAGAAAGCCTTCCAATTCTATAACTCCTGCATGGACACAGATGCCATTGAAGCCGAAGGAGCTGGTCCCCTTAAACAAGTCATTGAGGAG ctTGGAGGCTGGCACATCTCTGGTAACAGGACTTCCTTTGACTTTAACCAAACTCTGAAACTTCTGATGAGTCAGTATGGCCACTTCCCATTCTTCAAAGCTTACCTGGGACCTCATCCTGAATCTCAGCACACGCCAGTCATCAAG CCAGCCCACCCGAGATGGATGAAATGTGTGGAGGAAACAGGCACTTTCTTCGAGCCCACCCTGGCGGCCTTGTTTGTTCATGAGGCATTTGGCCCAGGCATCCGAAGTGCT gCCATGGAGCTATTCACTGAGATCAAAGATGCCCTTGTCGCACACCTCAAAAGACTCCCCTGGATAAGTGAAAAGACCCGAAGAGAGGCCCAGAACAGG ATCACTCAGCTGCAGGTGCAGATGGGAGCCCCTGAATGGACCCTCAAGCCGGAGCTGGCCAGACAAGAATACAGCAAT ATACAACTTGGACCTAACTTCCTGCAGTCTTTTCTGAGCTGTGTCCGATCTCTCCAAGCTAGAAAGGTCTGGAGCTTCTTGCAGCCTCTCCCTTACCACAG GTGGCAGGTGTCCCCCTGGGGGGTCACTGCTTCCTATTCCATACCTGACCATGAGGTGGTCTTCCCAGCAGGACTCCTGCAACCTCCATTCTTCCACCCTGACTACCCTAG AGCCGTGAACTTTGGCGCTGCTGGCAGCATCATGGCCCGTGAGCTGTTGCACATCTTCTACCAGCTTT TCCACCCTGGGGACTGCCTGGACTGTGACACCCGGGCCCTGCAGGAGGCACTCCTATGTTTGGAGCGCCATTACGCTGCCTTCCCATTGCCCAGTGGAACCTCCTTCAATGGCTCCAGCACGCTCCTAGAGAATGCCGCAGATGTGGGGGGGCTGGCCATTGCGTTCCAG GCATACAGCAGGAGCCTCCTAGAGTACCGTGGGGAGACCAAGCTGCCCAACTGGGACCTCAGCCCCCACCAGCTCTTCTTCAGAAGCTATGCCCAG GTCCTGTGTAGGGAACCCAGCACCGAGCACTCCCGGGACACTCACAGCCCTCCCAGACTTCGAGTCCATGGACCTCTCAGCAACACCCCAGCCTTTGCCAGACATTTTCGGTGTCCGCGTGATGCCCTCATGAACCCCTCCAGCCGCTGCCAGCTCTGGTAA
- the Kel gene encoding kell blood group glycoprotein isoform X1, with protein sequence MGTPWSQESSPEEGLPTEWSPEWSVTRRLLLVVSLFSLLLGSSVLWVYIFQNCGPRPCETPLCLDLLARYQASGNTSEAPCTDFFSFSCKKAKRISDSFQDLAEENKKRLKRRLEDPESWHPGSGKEKAFQFYNSCMDTDAIEAEGAGPLKQVIEELGGWHISGNRTSFDFNQTLKLLMSQYGHFPFFKAYLGPHPESQHTPVIKIDQPEFDVPLKQEQEQKIYAQIFREYLTYLNRLGTLLGGDPIKVQQHASLSISITSQLFQFLSPLEQQEAQDKHFQMVTIHQLQEMAPAIDWLSCLQATFTPMSLSPSQLLMVQDLDYLRNMSQLVEEMLLKHRDFLQSHMIFGLVGTLSPALDSKFQEARRELRQKLRELTERPPLPAHPRWMKCVEETGTFFEPTLAALFVHEAFGPGIRSAAMELFTEIKDALVAHLKRLPWISEKTRREAQNRITQLQVQMGAPEWTLKPELARQEYSNIQLGPNFLQSFLSCVRSLQARKVWSFLQPLPYHRWQVSPWGVTASYSIPDHEVVFPAGLLQPPFFHPDYPRAVNFGAAGSIMARELLHIFYQLFHPGDCLDCDTRALQEALLCLERHYAAFPLPSGTSFNGSSTLLENAADVGGLAIAFQAYSRSLLEYRGETKLPNWDLSPHQLFFRSYAQVLCREPSTEHSRDTHSPPRLRVHGPLSNTPAFARHFRCPRDALMNPSSRCQLW encoded by the exons ATGGGGACTCCCTGGAGCCAGGAG AGCTCTCCAGAAGAGGGGCTGCCCACTGAATGGAGCCCAGAGTGGTCAGTGACCCGGCGGCTGCTGTTGGTGGTCTCCCTTTTCAGCCTGCTTCTCGGTTCTTCTGTGCTTTGGGTTTACATCTTCCAGAACtgcggtcctc GCCCCTGTGAGACACCCCTGTGTTTGGATCTCCTGGCTCGGTACCAGGCCTCTGGGAACACCAGTGAGGCCCCCTGCACTGACTTCTTCAGCTTTTCCTGTAAAAAGGCCAAAAGGATCAGTGATTCTTTTCAGGATCTTGCGGAGGAGAATAAGAAACGTCTGAAGAGACGACTAG AAGATCCAGAGTCCTGGCACCCAGGCTCTGGGAAGGAGAAAGCCTTCCAATTCTATAACTCCTGCATGGACACAGATGCCATTGAAGCCGAAGGAGCTGGTCCCCTTAAACAAGTCATTGAGGAG ctTGGAGGCTGGCACATCTCTGGTAACAGGACTTCCTTTGACTTTAACCAAACTCTGAAACTTCTGATGAGTCAGTATGGCCACTTCCCATTCTTCAAAGCTTACCTGGGACCTCATCCTGAATCTCAGCACACGCCAGTCATCAAG ATAGACCAGCCAGAGTTTGATGTTCCCCTCAAGCAAGAGCAGGAACAGAAGATCTATGCCCAG ATTTTTCGAGAATACCTGACTTACCTCAATCGCCTGGGAACTTTGCTGGGAGGAGACCCCATCAAGGTGCAGCAACACGCCTCCTTGTCCATCTCCATTACCTCACAGCTGTTCCAGTTCCTTAGTCCCCTGGAGCAGCAGGAGGCACAGGACAAGCACTTCCAAATGGTCACTATTCACCAACTGCAG GAAATGGCGCCTGCCATCGACTGGTTGTCCTGCTTGCAAGCCACATTCACACCAATGTCCCTGAGCCCATCTCAGCTCCTTATGGTCCAAGACCTGGATTATTTGAGAAATATGTCGCAACTGGTAGAAGAAATGCTGTTGAAGCACAG GGACTTTCTGCAGAGCCACATGATCTTTGGGCTGGTGGGGACCCTTTCTCCAGCCCTAGACAGTAAATTCCAGGAGGCACGCAGGGAACTGAGACAGAAACTGCGGGAGCTGACTGAGCGGCCACCCTTG CCAGCCCACCCGAGATGGATGAAATGTGTGGAGGAAACAGGCACTTTCTTCGAGCCCACCCTGGCGGCCTTGTTTGTTCATGAGGCATTTGGCCCAGGCATCCGAAGTGCT gCCATGGAGCTATTCACTGAGATCAAAGATGCCCTTGTCGCACACCTCAAAAGACTCCCCTGGATAAGTGAAAAGACCCGAAGAGAGGCCCAGAACAGG ATCACTCAGCTGCAGGTGCAGATGGGAGCCCCTGAATGGACCCTCAAGCCGGAGCTGGCCAGACAAGAATACAGCAAT ATACAACTTGGACCTAACTTCCTGCAGTCTTTTCTGAGCTGTGTCCGATCTCTCCAAGCTAGAAAGGTCTGGAGCTTCTTGCAGCCTCTCCCTTACCACAG GTGGCAGGTGTCCCCCTGGGGGGTCACTGCTTCCTATTCCATACCTGACCATGAGGTGGTCTTCCCAGCAGGACTCCTGCAACCTCCATTCTTCCACCCTGACTACCCTAG AGCCGTGAACTTTGGCGCTGCTGGCAGCATCATGGCCCGTGAGCTGTTGCACATCTTCTACCAGCTTT TCCACCCTGGGGACTGCCTGGACTGTGACACCCGGGCCCTGCAGGAGGCACTCCTATGTTTGGAGCGCCATTACGCTGCCTTCCCATTGCCCAGTGGAACCTCCTTCAATGGCTCCAGCACGCTCCTAGAGAATGCCGCAGATGTGGGGGGGCTGGCCATTGCGTTCCAG GCATACAGCAGGAGCCTCCTAGAGTACCGTGGGGAGACCAAGCTGCCCAACTGGGACCTCAGCCCCCACCAGCTCTTCTTCAGAAGCTATGCCCAG GTCCTGTGTAGGGAACCCAGCACCGAGCACTCCCGGGACACTCACAGCCCTCCCAGACTTCGAGTCCATGGACCTCTCAGCAACACCCCAGCCTTTGCCAGACATTTTCGGTGTCCGCGTGATGCCCTCATGAACCCCTCCAGCCGCTGCCAGCTCTGGTAA